A stretch of the Denticeps clupeoides chromosome 6, fDenClu1.1, whole genome shotgun sequence genome encodes the following:
- the atg101 gene encoding autophagy-related protein 101, with product MNCRSEVLEVSVEGRQVDEAMLALLHTILLHRSTGKFHYKKEGTYSIGTVGTQDIDCDFIDFTFVRVSSDELDRVIRKAVAEFKDALNITGSDGMGQISLEFYQKKKSRWPFSDECIPWEVWTIKVNVVNLANEQERQICREKVGEKLGEKVINVVEVINRHEYLPKMPTQSEVDNVFDTSLKDVQPYLYKITYQITDSLGTSVSTTMRRLIKDTLAL from the exons ATGAACTGCCGTTCCGAGGTGCTGGAGGTGTCCGTGGAGGGACGGCAGGTGGACGAGGCCATGCTGGCCCTGCTGCACACGATCCTCCTGCACCGCAGCACGGGCAAGTTTCACTACAAGAAGGAGGGCACCTACTCCATCGGCACGGTGGGCACGCAGGACATAGACTGCGACTTCATCGACTTCACCTTCGTGCGAGTTTCGTCCGACGAGCTGGACAGGGTGATTCGAAAAGCGGTGGCGGAATTCAAG GATGCTTTGAACATCACTGGCAGTGATGGCATGGGCCAGATTTCCTTAGAATTTTACCAAAAGAAGAAGTCAAGATGGCCATTTTCTGATGAGTGCATCCCATGGGAGGTCTGGACGATCAAAGTCAACGTTGTGAACTTGGCCAATGAACAGGAGCGACAGATCTGCCGCGAGAAGGTTGGCGAGAAGCTGGGTGAGAAGGTTATAAACGTTGTGGAGGTGATCAACCGCCATGAGTACCTGCCCAAAATGCCTACACAGTCAGAGGTGGACAACGTGTTCGACACCAGCTTGAAAGACGTCCAGCCCTATTTATACAAGATCACGTACCAGATCACAGATTCCCTCGGAACCTCCGTCAGCACAACGATGAGGAGGCTCATCAAGGACACCTTGGCATTATGA